The Agromyces sp. LHK192 genome includes a window with the following:
- a CDS encoding NAD(P)/FAD-dependent oxidoreductase produces MPQTHDVVIVGGGHNGLTAAAYLARAGLDVLLLERSDHLGGAAVSAEAFEGVDARLSRYSYLVSLLPRRIIDDLGLDLSLVRRRFSSYTPDPERPGRGLLIDREADAEEELAAFDRVDAAIDADAWAAFGADTLRLAEALFPTLTEPLPTRDEARALVGDDRVWREFVEQPLGEAIDSRFSSDLVRGVVATDGLIGTFTSLGDPSLDANRCFLYHVIGGGTGDWDVPVGGMGAVSGELARAAREAGATLVTGAEVSAVGGGAVAWATTAGERTATARVVLANVAPAVLEQLVEAGRVLGAASGGAASGGAAPGGAAETTAVAARDQRAFADDRVAGIPPVVRQRLRDLAAPEGAQVKVNLLLTRLPRMLDPEVAPEQAFAGTFHINELATQLEHAHATAVAGRVPDPLPCEIYCHTLSDRSILGPELRDSTAQTLTVFGLHVPHRLLERHRNDDLRAELEAAVLASLDSVLAEPIRDVIMADASGRPCIEVKTTLDLEEALRMPGGNIFHGPLSWPWAEAGSPLTTPAERWGVATRHPGVLLCGSGAVRGGAVSGIGGHNAAMAALELLGG; encoded by the coding sequence ATGCCCCAGACCCACGACGTCGTGATCGTCGGCGGCGGCCACAACGGCCTGACCGCAGCCGCCTACCTCGCCCGCGCCGGCCTCGACGTGCTGCTGCTCGAACGCAGCGACCACCTCGGCGGCGCCGCCGTCTCCGCGGAGGCGTTCGAGGGCGTCGACGCCCGCCTCTCGCGATACTCCTACCTCGTGAGCCTGCTCCCGAGGCGCATCATCGACGACCTCGGGCTCGACCTCTCGCTCGTGCGGCGACGGTTCTCGTCGTACACGCCCGACCCCGAGCGCCCCGGCCGTGGGCTGCTGATCGATCGCGAGGCCGACGCCGAGGAGGAGCTCGCCGCGTTCGACCGGGTCGATGCGGCGATCGACGCCGACGCGTGGGCGGCGTTCGGCGCCGACACGCTGCGTCTGGCCGAGGCGCTGTTCCCGACGCTGACGGAGCCGCTGCCGACGCGGGACGAGGCGCGCGCGCTCGTCGGCGACGACCGGGTGTGGCGCGAGTTCGTCGAGCAGCCGCTCGGCGAGGCGATCGACTCCCGGTTCTCGAGCGACCTCGTGCGCGGCGTCGTGGCGACCGACGGGCTGATCGGCACGTTCACGAGCCTCGGCGATCCGTCGCTCGACGCGAACCGGTGCTTCCTGTACCACGTCATCGGCGGCGGCACGGGCGACTGGGACGTTCCCGTCGGCGGCATGGGCGCGGTCTCGGGCGAGCTGGCGCGTGCGGCTCGCGAGGCGGGTGCGACGCTCGTGACCGGGGCCGAGGTCTCCGCGGTGGGCGGCGGTGCGGTGGCGTGGGCGACGACGGCCGGCGAGCGCACGGCGACCGCGAGGGTCGTGCTCGCGAACGTCGCACCGGCCGTGCTCGAGCAGCTCGTGGAGGCCGGGCGGGTGCTCGGCGCGGCATCCGGCGGCGCAGCATCCGGCGGCGCGGCACCCGGCGGTGCAGCCGAGACGACGGCGGTCGCGGCGCGCGACCAGCGCGCCTTCGCCGACGACCGCGTCGCCGGCATCCCGCCGGTGGTGCGTCAACGCCTGCGCGACCTCGCCGCGCCCGAGGGCGCGCAGGTCAAGGTGAACCTGCTGCTCACCCGCCTGCCGCGGATGCTCGACCCCGAGGTCGCGCCCGAGCAGGCGTTCGCCGGCACGTTCCACATCAACGAGCTGGCGACGCAGCTCGAGCACGCGCACGCCACCGCGGTCGCGGGTCGCGTGCCCGATCCGCTGCCCTGCGAGATCTACTGCCACACGTTGAGCGACCGGTCGATCCTCGGCCCGGAACTGCGCGACAGCACGGCGCAGACCCTCACCGTGTTCGGCCTGCACGTGCCGCATCGCCTGCTCGAGCGCCACCGCAACGACGACCTCCGCGCCGAGTTGGAGGCTGCCGTGCTCGCGTCCCTCGATTCGGTGCTGGCCGAGCCGATCCGCGACGTGATCATGGCGGATGCCTCGGGCCGGCCCTGCATCGAGGTGAAGACCACGCTCGACCTCGAGGAGGCGCTGCGCATGCCGGGCGGCAACATCTTCCACGGCCCGCTGTCGTGGCCGTGGGCCGAGGCGGGCTCGCCGCTCACGACCCCCGCGGAACGCTGGGGCGTGGCGACGCGGCATCCGGGCGTGCTGCTCTGCGGCTCCGGCGCGGTGCGCGGTGGTGCGGTCAGCGGGATCGGCGGGCACAATGCCGCGATGGCGGCGCTGGAGCTGTTGGGCGGCTGA
- a CDS encoding LysR family transcriptional regulator, which yields MLDVRRLRLLVELSRRGTLAAVAEALSYSPSSVSQQLSLLEREVGVPLLVQAGRRVRLTPQAEVLVSHAQAVLDRLEEAEADVARSLTTIGGTVRVAAFQSAAHAVMPRALTLLAAEHPSLRVEVTEREPEAGLFDVAARDFDLVLAEQYPGRTRQLHPELDRLPLAADAIRLALPPHPASGTAATDASEALAIAAQRPWVLEPEGTASREWAEQLCRDSGFEPDVRFETADLMAHIRLIRSGNAVGLLPDLVWAGEEPSVLVLPLPGDPHREVFSSARLASIGRPGVVAVRDALARAAAAPAPSVE from the coding sequence ATGCTCGATGTCCGACGTCTTCGGCTGCTCGTGGAGCTCAGCCGACGCGGCACGCTCGCCGCCGTCGCCGAAGCGCTCTCGTACAGCCCCTCATCGGTGTCGCAGCAGCTCAGCCTGCTCGAACGCGAAGTCGGCGTGCCGCTGCTCGTGCAGGCCGGCCGCCGCGTGCGGCTGACCCCGCAGGCCGAGGTGCTCGTGAGCCACGCGCAGGCCGTGCTGGATCGGCTCGAGGAGGCCGAGGCCGACGTGGCTCGCTCGCTCACGACCATCGGCGGCACCGTGCGCGTCGCGGCGTTCCAGTCGGCCGCGCACGCCGTCATGCCCCGGGCCCTCACCCTGCTGGCGGCGGAGCATCCGTCGCTGCGCGTCGAGGTGACCGAGCGCGAACCCGAGGCGGGCCTCTTCGACGTCGCCGCGCGCGACTTCGACCTCGTGCTCGCCGAGCAGTACCCGGGACGCACGCGCCAGCTGCATCCCGAGCTGGATCGCCTGCCCCTCGCGGCCGACGCGATCCGCCTCGCGCTGCCGCCGCATCCGGCATCGGGCACCGCGGCGACGGATGCCTCGGAAGCGCTCGCGATCGCCGCGCAGCGCCCCTGGGTGCTCGAGCCGGAGGGTACGGCGTCGCGCGAGTGGGCCGAGCAGCTGTGCCGCGATTCGGGGTTCGAACCCGACGTGCGATTCGAGACCGCCGACCTCATGGCGCACATCAGGTTGATCCGATCGGGCAACGCGGTCGGCCTGCTGCCCGACCTCGTGTGGGCCGGCGAGGAGCCGAGCGTCCTCGTGCTGCCGCTGCCCGGCGACCCGCACCGCGAGGTGTTCTCGTCGGCTCGCCTCGCGAGCATCGGGCGGCCGGGCGTCGTCGCCGTGCGCGACGCGCTGGCCCGCGCGGCCGCCGCACCCGCCCCCTCAGTCGAGTAG
- a CDS encoding helix-turn-helix domain-containing protein, with protein MLSTTVDDPVDDSTDDTRRAAAELFGGRPGGVCTTANPESRVIREVLSRVGDKWSLLVIGALHDGALRFTELQRRIDGISHRMLTQTLRSLERDGLVSRTAYAEIPPRVEYSATPLGTSLSEPVLELVRWAAAHHDEIDAARAVYDGDEPTTADTDSATDETMHRAGTHRAGTNRAGTNRAAPNA; from the coding sequence ATGCTCAGCACGACGGTCGACGACCCGGTCGACGATTCGACCGACGACACCCGGCGCGCCGCCGCCGAGCTGTTCGGCGGACGCCCCGGCGGGGTCTGCACGACGGCGAACCCCGAGAGCCGGGTCATCCGAGAGGTGCTCTCGCGCGTGGGCGACAAGTGGAGCCTGCTCGTGATCGGCGCGCTGCACGACGGCGCGCTCCGCTTCACGGAACTGCAGCGACGCATCGACGGCATCTCGCACCGCATGCTCACGCAGACGCTGCGCAGCCTCGAACGCGACGGACTCGTGTCGCGCACGGCCTATGCCGAGATCCCGCCCCGCGTCGAGTACTCGGCGACCCCGCTCGGCACCTCGCTGTCGGAGCCGGTGCTCGAACTCGTGCGCTGGGCCGCAGCGCACCACGACGAGATCGACGCCGCACGCGCGGTGTACGACGGCGACGAGCCGACGACCGCCGACACGGACTCGGCGACCGACGAGACGATGCACCGCGCAGGAACGCACCGCGCAGGAACGAACCGCGCAGGCACGAACCGCGCGGCGCCGAACGCCTAG
- a CDS encoding META domain-containing protein, translated as MRGIRSLAVAALAVTAVLGFAACAGASQTSTPSTSFPAGPTGDPITEADVAGVWGDAADPGAPSLTLAADGTLSGTDGCNRLVGEWELDDGEIDFGDLASTKMACQEVDTWLSGADSATITEDVMTVYANGRIEIGTLERTGDAPAAGADATSGGDPVGSWGTADTAQPHLVLAADGTFSGSDGCNAMTGRWEMDDDGSIEFDDVAMTAKACSGIDQTLNRLDSATVSGDTMTVLGDDDVVLATLPRTA; from the coding sequence ATGAGGGGTATTCGCAGTCTCGCGGTCGCCGCGCTCGCCGTCACCGCCGTCCTCGGGTTCGCCGCGTGCGCCGGGGCATCCCAGACGTCCACGCCGTCGACCAGCTTCCCCGCCGGCCCGACCGGCGATCCGATCACGGAGGCCGACGTCGCCGGAGTCTGGGGCGACGCCGCCGACCCGGGGGCGCCCTCGCTCACGCTCGCCGCCGACGGCACGCTGAGCGGCACCGACGGCTGCAACCGGCTGGTCGGCGAATGGGAACTCGACGACGGCGAGATCGACTTCGGCGACCTCGCGTCGACGAAGATGGCCTGCCAGGAGGTCGACACCTGGCTGAGCGGCGCCGACTCGGCGACGATCACCGAAGACGTGATGACCGTCTACGCCAACGGCCGCATCGAGATCGGCACGCTCGAGCGCACGGGCGACGCCCCGGCAGCGGGCGCGGACGCGACCTCGGGCGGCGACCCCGTGGGCAGTTGGGGCACGGCCGATACGGCGCAGCCGCACCTCGTGCTGGCCGCTGACGGCACCTTCAGCGGCAGCGACGGCTGCAACGCCATGACCGGCCGGTGGGAGATGGACGACGACGGGTCGATCGAGTTCGACGACGTCGCGATGACGGCGAAGGCCTGCTCGGGCATCGACCAGACCCTGAACCGGCTCGACTCGGCGACCGTCTCGGGCGACACCATGACCGTGCTCGGCGACGACGACGTGGTGCTCGCGACCCTGCCCCGGACGGCCTAG
- a CDS encoding adenylyl cyclase — MSHRTIADHPPGRARRRLGAAAAVTALAIGGTVITAMPALAAEPDFGPNVTIIDESWSVEQVNAVLQAASHEAEFSLNRHQFFFKPGTYGSAAGQDDPLNATGIVNSELGYYQAVAGLGASPEDVRINGAIHVEPVRQCEPNPWDCQQPGSLTRFWRSMSNLTFNPIQRPVGVDADRPFPSGITSPHEMRFAVSQAAPMRRINIEGSLTLFGRVGEYASGGYLANSKVDGRIVTGSQQQWFTRNSEVGQWEGGVWNMVFSGVEGAPATDFGPLPDGGTGNKTTIDETPVVRESPFLYLDGDDYKVFVPKAKQDARGIDWSTDASAGESIDLADFFVAKEGDSAAEINAALDDGKHLLLTPGVYHLDAPLAIERADTVVLGLGYASLVPDTGEAAIEVGDVAGVKIAGITVDAGLENSDVLVQVGPAGASVADPSDPTTLTDVFIRIGGPWAGRATTSIEVNSPSTLLDHIWAWRADHGDGVAWDSNTGDHGVIVNGDDVTALGLFVEHYQKNQVIWNGERGRTIFYQSEIPYDPPTQAAYMDGDRKGFASYRVADGVTSHLAQGLGVYSFFDQTINGGQDIRVASGIQAPKSPDVRFESMTSVMLNGTGGINAIINDAGAPAVGSFASPQLVSYPPADTTVPTVAIASNPAAPGPGGTYASQVTLTVTASDDYTPPPAIEANVDGAGWQTVTGPITLGNGAHTVLARATDASGNVSAEASWSGTVAIVVGPDVPLDVAAHTQCLDEKAYIVVSAVNRAALPADIRLTSTEGTVKFTKVAPGETVTYLWKVGKKVDAGTATVAGYTWSNGQGKYSTYKPAYDARSCK, encoded by the coding sequence GTGTCGCACCGCACCATCGCCGACCACCCGCCGGGGCGCGCTCGTCGCCGCCTCGGTGCCGCGGCCGCCGTGACCGCACTCGCCATCGGAGGCACCGTCATCACCGCCATGCCCGCGCTCGCCGCAGAGCCCGACTTCGGCCCGAACGTCACGATCATCGACGAGAGCTGGTCGGTCGAGCAGGTCAACGCCGTGCTGCAGGCCGCGTCGCACGAGGCGGAGTTCAGCCTGAACCGGCACCAGTTCTTCTTCAAGCCGGGCACGTACGGCTCGGCCGCAGGGCAGGACGACCCGCTGAACGCCACCGGCATCGTCAACTCCGAGCTCGGCTACTACCAGGCGGTCGCCGGCCTCGGCGCCTCGCCCGAGGACGTGCGCATCAACGGCGCCATCCACGTCGAGCCCGTGCGCCAGTGCGAGCCGAACCCGTGGGACTGCCAGCAGCCGGGCTCGCTCACGCGGTTCTGGCGGTCGATGTCGAACCTGACGTTCAACCCGATCCAGCGGCCCGTCGGCGTCGACGCCGACCGTCCGTTCCCGAGCGGCATCACGTCGCCGCACGAGATGCGCTTCGCCGTCTCGCAGGCGGCCCCGATGCGCCGCATCAACATCGAGGGATCGCTCACGCTCTTCGGCCGGGTCGGCGAGTACGCCTCGGGCGGCTACCTCGCGAACTCGAAGGTCGACGGCCGGATCGTGACCGGCTCGCAGCAGCAGTGGTTCACCCGGAACTCCGAGGTCGGCCAGTGGGAGGGCGGCGTCTGGAACATGGTGTTCTCGGGCGTCGAAGGCGCTCCGGCGACCGACTTCGGCCCGCTTCCGGACGGCGGCACCGGCAACAAGACGACGATCGACGAGACGCCGGTCGTGCGCGAGTCGCCGTTCCTCTACCTCGACGGCGACGACTACAAGGTGTTCGTGCCGAAGGCGAAGCAGGATGCGCGGGGCATCGACTGGTCGACGGATGCCTCCGCCGGCGAGTCGATCGACCTCGCCGACTTCTTCGTCGCGAAGGAGGGCGACAGCGCCGCCGAGATCAACGCCGCGCTCGACGACGGCAAGCACCTGCTGCTGACTCCTGGCGTCTACCACCTCGACGCGCCGCTCGCGATCGAGCGGGCCGACACCGTCGTGCTCGGCCTCGGCTACGCGTCGCTCGTGCCCGACACGGGCGAGGCCGCCATCGAGGTCGGCGATGTCGCCGGCGTCAAGATCGCGGGCATCACCGTCGACGCCGGTCTCGAGAACTCCGACGTGCTCGTGCAGGTGGGCCCCGCCGGGGCATCCGTCGCCGACCCGTCCGACCCGACCACGCTGACCGACGTGTTCATCCGCATCGGCGGACCGTGGGCCGGCAGGGCGACCACGTCGATCGAGGTCAACAGCCCGTCGACGCTGCTCGACCACATCTGGGCGTGGCGTGCCGACCACGGCGACGGCGTCGCGTGGGACTCGAACACCGGCGACCACGGCGTCATCGTCAACGGCGACGACGTGACCGCGCTCGGACTCTTCGTCGAGCACTACCAGAAGAACCAGGTGATCTGGAACGGCGAGCGCGGACGCACGATCTTCTACCAGAGCGAGATCCCGTACGACCCGCCCACGCAGGCCGCCTACATGGACGGCGACCGCAAGGGCTTCGCGTCGTACCGCGTCGCCGACGGCGTGACGAGCCACCTCGCGCAGGGGCTCGGGGTCTACTCGTTCTTCGACCAGACGATCAACGGCGGCCAGGACATCCGGGTCGCGAGCGGCATCCAGGCGCCGAAATCGCCCGACGTGCGGTTCGAGTCGATGACGAGCGTCATGCTCAACGGCACCGGCGGCATCAACGCGATCATCAACGACGCGGGCGCACCGGCGGTCGGCTCGTTCGCGTCGCCGCAGCTCGTCTCCTACCCGCCGGCGGACACGACGGTGCCGACCGTCGCGATCGCGTCGAACCCGGCCGCGCCGGGCCCCGGCGGCACCTACGCCTCGCAGGTGACCCTGACGGTGACGGCATCCGACGACTACACGCCGCCGCCCGCGATCGAGGCGAACGTCGACGGCGCCGGGTGGCAGACGGTGACCGGGCCGATCACGCTCGGCAACGGCGCGCACACGGTGCTGGCCCGGGCGACGGATGCCTCGGGCAACGTCTCGGCGGAGGCATCCTGGAGCGGTACCGTCGCGATCGTCGTCGGACCCGACGTGCCGCTCGACGTCGCGGCGCACACGCAGTGCCTCGACGAGAAGGCGTACATCGTCGTCTCGGCGGTGAACCGTGCGGCGCTGCCGGCCGACATCCGGCTGACGAGCACGGAGGGCACCGTGAAGTTCACGAAGGTCGCGCCGGGTGAAACCGTCACCTACCTGTGGAAGGTCGGCAAGAAGGTCGACGCCGGCACGGCGACGGTCGCCGGCTACACGTGGAGCAACGGGCAGGGCAAGTACTCGACGTACAAGCCCGCCTACGACGCCCGCAGCTGCAAGTAG
- a CDS encoding DoxX family protein, producing MIIALWILTGLLAVAFVGAGTMKALRPHAALAGNMPWVEDVTPPQLKAIGILELLGGLGLVLPAATGILPWLTPVAAFALTVTMGVAVALHVKRSEGFVPSLVLGILSAVVGVGWIVLG from the coding sequence ATGATCATCGCCCTCTGGATCCTCACCGGCCTGCTCGCCGTCGCCTTCGTCGGCGCCGGCACGATGAAGGCCCTCCGGCCCCACGCCGCGCTCGCCGGCAACATGCCCTGGGTCGAGGACGTCACGCCGCCGCAGCTGAAGGCGATCGGCATCCTCGAACTCCTGGGCGGCCTCGGACTGGTGCTTCCGGCCGCGACCGGCATCCTGCCCTGGCTGACCCCGGTCGCCGCGTTCGCCCTGACCGTCACCATGGGCGTCGCCGTCGCGCTGCACGTCAAGCGGTCCGAGGGATTCGTGCCGAGCCTGGTGCTCGGCATCCTCTCCGCGGTGGTCGGCGTCGGCTGGATCGTGCTCGGCTGA
- a CDS encoding SRPBCC family protein encodes MNAKPTGHFERKADGLYLQFDRLFHAPIEDVWFSLTNPNALKAWIGTYTGRPETGGIRFQMTAEGEDAPWENVSVLQCEPPHRFHLDVGMEPETWRLHAHLAEGSSLTTLTFAHRLASPADAAEYGPGWDYYLDRLAAARAGAPLPGWDDYAGFSSYYRALHVPVVAGS; translated from the coding sequence ATGAACGCGAAACCGACCGGGCACTTCGAACGCAAGGCCGACGGCCTGTACCTCCAGTTCGACCGGCTCTTCCATGCGCCGATCGAGGACGTCTGGTTCAGCCTCACCAATCCGAATGCGCTCAAGGCCTGGATCGGCACGTACACCGGCCGGCCCGAGACCGGCGGCATCCGGTTCCAGATGACGGCCGAGGGCGAGGACGCCCCGTGGGAGAACGTGTCGGTGCTCCAGTGCGAACCGCCGCACCGATTCCACCTCGACGTCGGCATGGAACCCGAGACCTGGCGGCTGCACGCGCACCTCGCTGAGGGCAGCAGCCTGACGACGCTCACCTTCGCGCACCGACTCGCGTCGCCGGCGGATGCCGCGGAGTACGGCCCCGGCTGGGACTACTACCTCGATCGGCTCGCCGCCGCCAGGGCCGGTGCACCGCTGCCCGGGTGGGACGACTACGCCGGGTTCTCGTCGTACTACCGCGCGCTCCACGTCCCGGTCGTCGCCGGCTCGTGA
- a CDS encoding glyoxalase — MDIAFVAGFGPIGRLDSESHDFWAGAFGIPFHENSPGYFHTEELPGVKAFAIWPLDQAAEATFGTTTWPEHVPVPQAWIEFDVAAPELVAPAVDELRAKGCLILVEAHEEPWGQTTSRTLSPEGLLVGVSYTPWMHEGGASDEDGVTDERADTA; from the coding sequence ATGGACATCGCATTCGTCGCGGGCTTCGGCCCGATCGGCCGACTCGACTCCGAGTCGCACGACTTCTGGGCGGGGGCGTTCGGCATCCCCTTCCACGAGAACTCGCCCGGCTACTTCCACACCGAGGAACTGCCCGGCGTCAAGGCCTTCGCGATCTGGCCGCTCGACCAGGCCGCCGAGGCGACGTTCGGCACGACGACGTGGCCCGAGCACGTGCCGGTGCCGCAGGCGTGGATCGAGTTCGACGTCGCCGCCCCCGAGCTCGTCGCTCCGGCCGTCGACGAGCTGCGGGCGAAGGGATGCCTCATCCTCGTCGAGGCGCACGAGGAGCCGTGGGGGCAGACGACCTCGCGGACCCTGAGCCCCGAGGGCCTCCTCGTCGGCGTCAGCTACACCCCGTGGATGCACGAGGGCGGTGCGTCCGACGAGGACGGCGTGACCGACGAGCGGGCCGACACCGCCTAG
- a CDS encoding AI-2E family transporter, with translation MSAADRLRARTRTARDRIDRTGSLFADRPFRWGFIVTLGVLLALLLAVALVNLQSVVLSVFIAAFVALGLDPLIRWFERRGLKRGVAIVVVILLFVAVVVGIVWIVIPPLVAQAGALVRSIPGMVQQVQDSGWYDDANAATNGLIGNLVSGLEDIITDPNLWATIGGGALAFGASVISAVSTGFFVVVLSIYFIATLDVTKRACYSLVRHSIRPRVEDYSERIMQSVGKYLSGMVVLAFMNATYSTILLVIVGVPFALLIGVIALFVTLIPLIGTVLTTILMTIVTLFVGPTQALIVLVLMLIYMQVEAYILTPKVMGKAVQVPGTIVLISALAGGTLLGLLGALVAIPISAGILLILREIVIPRQRLR, from the coding sequence GTGAGCGCGGCCGACCGCCTTCGCGCGCGCACCCGGACAGCCCGCGATCGGATCGATCGGACCGGCTCGCTCTTCGCGGACCGCCCGTTCCGTTGGGGATTCATCGTCACCCTGGGCGTACTGCTGGCACTGCTCCTCGCCGTCGCGCTGGTCAACCTGCAGTCGGTCGTGCTGTCGGTCTTCATCGCGGCGTTCGTCGCGCTCGGCCTCGACCCGCTGATCCGGTGGTTCGAGCGCCGCGGGCTCAAGCGCGGCGTCGCGATCGTCGTCGTCATCCTCCTGTTCGTCGCCGTCGTCGTCGGGATCGTGTGGATCGTCATCCCGCCGCTCGTCGCACAGGCGGGCGCCCTGGTGCGCTCCATCCCCGGCATGGTGCAGCAGGTGCAGGATTCGGGCTGGTACGACGATGCGAACGCCGCGACGAACGGGCTGATCGGCAACCTCGTCAGCGGGCTCGAGGACATCATCACCGACCCGAACCTGTGGGCGACGATCGGCGGCGGCGCGCTCGCGTTCGGGGCATCCGTCATCAGTGCCGTCTCGACCGGGTTCTTCGTGGTCGTGCTCTCGATCTACTTCATCGCGACGCTGGATGTCACCAAGCGCGCCTGCTATTCGCTCGTGCGCCATTCGATCCGGCCCCGGGTCGAGGACTACTCCGAGCGCATCATGCAGTCGGTCGGCAAGTACCTGTCGGGCATGGTCGTGCTCGCGTTCATGAACGCGACGTACTCGACGATCCTGCTCGTGATCGTCGGCGTGCCGTTCGCCCTGCTCATCGGCGTGATCGCCCTGTTCGTCACGCTCATCCCGCTGATCGGCACCGTCCTCACGACGATCCTGATGACGATCGTGACGCTCTTCGTCGGGCCGACGCAGGCATTGATCGTGCTCGTGCTGATGCTCATCTACATGCAGGTCGAGGCGTACATCCTCACGCCCAAGGTGATGGGCAAGGCGGTACAGGTTCCGGGAACGATCGTGCTGATCTCGGCGCTCGCGGGCGGCACCCTGCTCGGCCTCCTCGGCGCCCTGGTCGCGATCCCGATCTCGGCGGGCATCCTGCTCATCCTCCGGGAGATCGTGATCCCGCGGCAGCGGCTCAGGTGA